The following proteins are co-located in the Halarcobacter sp. genome:
- a CDS encoding pyrroline-5-carboxylate reductase — protein sequence MKLTLIGNGFMAQALAKGLTKNFEVEIIGRDINKLKKVKEAIPTVEIKELDDTEDITDKNVIFCVKPYALQSVAARLEGKANILFSILAGTTLESLRKQIKSKYYVRTMPNVAASVSKSATTITGDKEVKKIALELFTYIGKAVWVDTEKELDVATAIAGSGPAFLCLVAEALSDGGVKAGLNRSVSNELVQGLFEGYAKLLENNHPAIIKDSVMSPGGTTAAGVAKLEEGSIRSSMIKAIEAAHEKAVEIGKK from the coding sequence ATGAAACTTACATTAATTGGAAATGGCTTTATGGCGCAAGCTCTAGCTAAAGGATTAACTAAAAACTTTGAAGTTGAAATTATTGGAAGAGATATTAATAAACTAAAAAAAGTTAAAGAGGCTATCCCTACTGTTGAAATAAAAGAACTAGATGATACAGAAGATATTACAGATAAAAATGTGATATTTTGTGTAAAACCTTACGCTTTACAAAGTGTTGCAGCAAGATTAGAGGGTAAAGCAAATATACTATTTTCAATCTTAGCCGGGACTACTTTAGAAAGCCTAAGAAAACAAATTAAATCAAAATATTATGTTAGAACTATGCCTAATGTAGCAGCATCTGTTAGTAAATCTGCTACAACAATAACAGGGGATAAAGAGGTTAAAAAAATAGCTTTAGAGCTATTTACTTATATTGGAAAAGCTGTTTGGGTTGATACTGAAAAAGAACTAGATGTGGCAACTGCAATTGCAGGAAGTGGTCCAGCATTTTTATGTTTAGTAGCAGAAGCTCTAAGTGATGGTGGAGTAAAAGCAGGTTTAAATAGAAGTGTAAGTAATGAATTAGTTCAAGGGCTTTTTGAAGGTTATGCAAAATTATTAGAAAATAACCATCCAGCAATCATCAAAGATTCTGTAATGAGTCCAGGTGGAACAACAGCAGCAGGTGTAGCAAAACTTGAAGAGGGTTCAATAAGAAGTAGTATGATAAAAGCTATTGAAGCTGCACATGAAAAAGCAGTTGAAATTGGAAAAAAATAG
- a CDS encoding prepilin-type N-terminal cleavage/methylation domain-containing protein, with the protein MKSNKAFSLLELILVISISSFVLIFVFKFSKDLYFAENETKKISILKIDLNSTKIIIEKNLPDIINKLEYKDKTLYIDNNILLKEVSSFSLMKGTKKVIIDITLDDKISQKWEFEL; encoded by the coding sequence ATGAAATCAAATAAAGCATTTTCACTTTTAGAGTTAATCTTAGTTATATCTATCTCCTCTTTTGTGCTTATTTTTGTATTTAAATTTTCAAAAGATTTGTATTTTGCTGAAAATGAAACTAAAAAAATCTCTATTTTGAAAATAGATTTAAATTCAACAAAAATAATCATAGAAAAAAATCTTCCAGATATAATAAATAAACTTGAATATAAAGATAAAACCTTGTATATTGATAATAATATTTTATTAAAAGAGGTAAGTAGTTTTTCCCTTATGAAGGGGACAAAAAAAGTTATTATAGATATTACATTAGATGATAAAATCTCACAAAAATGGGAATTTGAACTATGA
- the lon gene encoding endopeptidase La, whose amino-acid sequence MELENYDSFPQSIPLIIEDDVFLYPFMIAPLFLNNEDNIKAVENAIEENKLVIVTVSKPGFEGKREKDSFYDVGVVGNIMRKVSLPDGKIKVLFQGLTKGYIKNFDEENPTHAYVDKLVDEEYSKESVDSIVDVLIEQVKKLSRINSKFPADLIKTIEENDEASRIADLISSVLRVKKEEAYKLFSETNIEKRLLEIIETIKKEIESFKIQKEITQKVNSKIEKTHKDYFLKEQIKAIQKELGSDNQKDVEIKAYKKKLKKIKPFMPKDGYKETKKQIEKLSRMHQDSPDSSLLQTYIENVLDIPFGEYADEKISVKNVEEQLDKDHYSLEKPKERIAEYFAVKEMLEERKIENLKSKGTVLCFVGPPGVGKTSLANSISKALKRPLVRVALGGMEDVNELRGHRRTYVGAMPGRIVKGLVDAKSMNPVVVLDEIDKLGANHRGDPTAVMLEVLDPEQNNEFRDLYLNFAIDLSQVIFVATANDVRSIPAPLRDRMEFIEMSSYTPNEKYHISKDYLIPQELEKHGLKRNEIALSKTTIETIISKYTREAGVRNLRRVFAKLFRKAVKKLLKNRELKKVSINTKNIKEFLDNPIFEIDPADKKNSIGVTNGLAWTSVGGDVLKTEAIKLRGKGILNVTGNMGDVMKESSRISYSVVKLLIDNKKLKIDKNIIPKTLKEEEENTNLEPSEVYKRFDIHLHIPEGATPKDGPSAGITMATTIASILSQREVRSDVCMTGELTLTGKVLPIGGLKEKLIAAYKAKMKLALIPRKNFQRDLDEIPTEVKEAMEIKAVDTIDDVLKEALI is encoded by the coding sequence ATGGAGTTAGAAAATTACGATTCTTTTCCTCAAAGTATACCATTAATTATTGAAGATGATGTATTTTTATATCCTTTTATGATTGCACCACTATTTTTAAATAATGAAGACAATATTAAAGCAGTGGAAAATGCAATTGAAGAGAATAAATTAGTTATTGTTACTGTAAGTAAACCAGGATTTGAGGGAAAAAGAGAAAAAGATAGCTTTTATGATGTAGGAGTTGTTGGAAATATTATGAGAAAAGTAAGTCTTCCCGATGGTAAGATTAAAGTACTTTTTCAAGGATTAACAAAAGGTTATATTAAAAACTTTGATGAAGAAAATCCAACACATGCTTATGTAGATAAACTTGTAGATGAAGAGTATTCAAAAGAGAGTGTTGATTCTATTGTTGATGTATTAATTGAACAAGTAAAAAAACTATCAAGAATCAACTCAAAGTTTCCAGCAGATTTAATTAAAACAATAGAAGAAAATGATGAAGCTTCAAGAATTGCAGATTTAATCTCTTCAGTTTTAAGAGTTAAAAAAGAGGAAGCGTATAAACTTTTTTCTGAAACAAATATTGAAAAAAGATTATTAGAGATAATAGAGACTATTAAAAAAGAGATTGAGAGTTTTAAAATCCAAAAAGAGATTACTCAAAAAGTAAACTCAAAGATTGAAAAAACACATAAAGATTACTTCTTAAAAGAACAAATTAAAGCTATACAAAAAGAGCTTGGTTCTGATAATCAAAAAGATGTAGAGATAAAAGCTTATAAAAAGAAGTTAAAAAAAATAAAACCTTTTATGCCCAAAGATGGTTATAAAGAAACAAAAAAACAAATTGAAAAGTTAAGTAGAATGCATCAGGATTCACCTGATAGTTCACTACTTCAAACTTATATAGAAAATGTATTAGATATACCTTTTGGGGAATATGCAGATGAGAAAATATCTGTTAAAAATGTAGAAGAACAACTTGATAAAGACCACTATTCTTTAGAAAAACCAAAAGAGAGAATTGCTGAGTATTTTGCTGTTAAAGAGATGTTAGAAGAGAGAAAAATAGAGAATCTTAAGTCAAAAGGTACTGTATTATGTTTTGTAGGACCTCCTGGTGTTGGTAAAACATCATTAGCAAACTCTATATCAAAAGCTTTAAAAAGACCACTTGTACGAGTTGCTTTAGGTGGAATGGAAGATGTAAATGAGTTAAGAGGACACAGAAGAACATATGTTGGGGCTATGCCTGGACGAATTGTAAAAGGTTTAGTTGATGCAAAATCTATGAATCCTGTTGTTGTACTTGATGAAATTGATAAACTTGGAGCAAACCATAGAGGTGATCCAACAGCAGTTATGTTAGAGGTTTTAGACCCTGAACAAAATAATGAATTTAGAGACCTATATTTAAATTTTGCGATTGATTTATCACAAGTTATATTTGTGGCAACAGCAAATGATGTTAGAAGTATTCCTGCACCACTTAGAGATAGAATGGAATTTATTGAAATGTCATCTTATACTCCAAATGAAAAATATCATATCTCTAAAGATTATTTAATACCTCAAGAGTTAGAAAAACATGGTTTAAAAAGAAACGAAATAGCATTATCAAAAACAACTATTGAAACTATAATTTCTAAATATACAAGGGAAGCAGGAGTTAGAAATCTTAGAAGAGTTTTTGCTAAATTATTTAGAAAAGCTGTTAAGAAGTTACTAAAAAATAGAGAGCTTAAAAAAGTATCAATCAACACTAAAAATATTAAAGAGTTTTTAGATAACCCAATATTTGAGATTGACCCAGCTGATAAGAAAAACTCTATTGGAGTTACAAATGGTTTAGCTTGGACATCAGTTGGTGGAGATGTATTAAAAACTGAAGCTATCAAGCTTAGAGGAAAAGGTATCTTAAATGTAACTGGAAATATGGGAGATGTAATGAAAGAATCATCAAGAATCTCATATTCAGTTGTAAAACTTCTTATAGACAACAAGAAATTAAAAATAGATAAAAATATTATTCCAAAAACTTTAAAAGAGGAAGAAGAAAATACAAATCTTGAACCAAGTGAGGTTTATAAAAGATTTGATATACATTTACATATTCCTGAAGGTGCAACACCAAAAGATGGACCAAGTGCAGGTATTACAATGGCTACAACGATAGCTTCTATTTTAAGCCAAAGAGAAGTTCGGTCAGATGTTTGTATGACAGGTGAGCTTACTCTTACTGGAAAAGTTCTTCCAATTGGAGGATTAAAAGAAAAACTTATTGCTGCATATAAAGCTAAAATGAAACTAGCATTAATTCCAAGAAAAAATTTCCAAAGAGATTTAGATGAAATCCCTACAGAAGTTAAAGAAGCTATGGAAATCAAAGCAGTTGATACCATTGATGATGTCTTAAAAGAGGCATTGATATAA
- a CDS encoding outer membrane protein assembly factor BamD: MGNYLKFTNLFLATSLIFVFSACSQKSEKIQEFDKPALYWYNKMADEISTGFLEDADDTYISLESEHRNSPLLSTALLILANAHIDEEEYELANFYLDEYIKRFALSKNIDYVRYLKIKANFQGFAYDLRDQQLIEDTISQIEDFIKNFPRSPYTPLVNTMNARLYMAKATLDKEIADLYERLDKPKAAKLYNEKVKKSWVNPEEIEPVDVPFYRYPFERDILF; the protein is encoded by the coding sequence ATGGGTAATTATTTAAAGTTTACTAATCTGTTTTTAGCAACAAGTTTAATTTTTGTATTTTCAGCTTGTTCCCAAAAATCTGAGAAAATTCAAGAGTTTGATAAGCCAGCTTTATATTGGTACAACAAAATGGCAGATGAGATAAGTACTGGATTTTTAGAAGATGCAGATGATACATATATCTCTTTAGAGAGTGAGCATAGAAATTCTCCACTTCTTTCAACCGCATTGTTAATACTTGCAAATGCACATATTGATGAAGAAGAGTATGAATTGGCAAATTTCTATTTAGATGAATATATAAAAAGATTTGCACTTAGTAAAAATATTGATTATGTAAGATACTTAAAAATTAAAGCAAACTTTCAAGGTTTTGCATATGATTTAAGAGATCAACAATTGATTGAAGATACTATTTCTCAAATTGAAGATTTTATTAAAAATTTTCCAAGATCACCTTATACACCTTTAGTAAATACTATGAATGCAAGATTGTATATGGCAAAAGCTACATTAGATAAAGAGATTGCTGATTTATATGAAAGACTTGATAAGCCAAAGGCAGCAAAACTATATAATGAAAAAGTAAAAAAATCTTGGGTTAACCCAGAAGAAATTGAGCCAGTTGATGTTCCTTTTTATAGATACCCATTTGAAAGAGATATATTATTTTAA
- a CDS encoding rhomboid family intramembrane serine protease, protein MLKTKDFTSTNIIIVITIIMFLVQTNIQYGSLYLGLNLYFTHAGFYWQPLTSMFSHGGFGHIAMNMFVLYQFGNLIEKYRGKKEFLLIYFVGGILTSLLSYLYIYYLDNQVNLVGASGAICVLMGYIAYFDKYQRKGIITWILIISVAPILIGLPIAWYSHFIGFALGFVFGVVRK, encoded by the coding sequence ATGTTAAAAACTAAAGATTTTACAAGTACAAATATTATTATTGTAATAACTATTATAATGTTTTTAGTACAAACAAATATTCAATATGGAAGTTTATATTTAGGTTTAAATTTATATTTCACCCATGCAGGATTTTATTGGCAACCTCTAACTTCAATGTTTTCTCATGGAGGTTTTGGACATATCGCTATGAATATGTTTGTTTTATATCAATTTGGTAATTTAATAGAAAAGTATAGAGGTAAAAAAGAGTTTTTACTAATATATTTTGTAGGGGGAATTTTAACTTCACTTTTAAGTTATCTTTATATCTATTATCTTGATAATCAAGTAAATTTAGTAGGAGCTTCAGGTGCTATATGTGTATTAATGGGATATATTGCCTATTTTGATAAATATCAAAGAAAAGGGATAATCACTTGGATTCTTATAATCTCTGTTGCACCTATTTTAATAGGACTTCCAATTGCTTGGTATTCTCACTTTATTGGGTTTGCACTTGGTTTTGTATTTGGAGTTGTTAGAAAATAA